A genomic region of Vitis vinifera cultivar Pinot Noir 40024 chromosome 7, ASM3070453v1 contains the following coding sequences:
- the LOC100263730 gene encoding cytokinin dehydrogenase 3: MAKSCPISSSFIIISVLIHFTLSIGLRRWPDVLPYELQSLDIASRLRVDPDATRMASRDFGRLVHPPNPAAVLYPSSIEDIASLVKFSYNRSSPFSIAARGQGHSLRGQAMASHGVVVEMRSLNNCSCGSGIRVTKNPIWGSYADVGGEQQWIDVLQATLKHGLAPVSWTDYLYLTIGGTLSNAGISGQTFRHGPQISNVYEMDVLTGKGELVTCSKDTNSELFFAVLGGLGQFGIITRARIALEPAPERVKWIQMLYDDFSTFSRDQEHLISINGLDYLEGSLSMQNSPPNNWRSSFSPSEYPRISSLISKNGIIYCLEVVKYYDELTSHTVDEELQVLLKGLNFLPGFVFTKDVSLVDFLNRVHSGELNLRAKGLWDVPHPWLNLFVPRSSISDFNSGVFRDILPKINQTTGPFLVYPMIRNKWDDRTSAVIPDEDIFYTVGVLHSSGADDWEPLENQNKEILKFCDKAGIKIKRYLSRYTTKEDWMNHFGPKWRTFEDRKAQFDPKMILSPGQQIFNSV; encoded by the exons ATGGCTAAGAGTTGTCCAATCTCAAGCTCTTTCATTATCATCAGTGTTTTAATCCATTTTACATTAAGCATAGGGTTAAGACGATGGCCTGATGTGCTCCCATATGAACTCCAGTCCCTCGATATTGCGTCTCGACTCAGGGTGGATCCCGATGCCACTAGAATGGCCTCCAGGGATTTTGGTAGACTTGTTCATCCACCAAATCCAGCTGCAGTTCTTTATCCTTCTTCCATAGAAGATATTGCATCTCTAGTCAAGTTCTCTTATAATCGTTCCTCTCCTTTTAGTATAGCCGCCAGGGGCCAAGGCCATTCCCTCCGCGGACAAGCCATGGCTTCTCATGGGGTTGTGGTGGAGATGAGATCGTTAAATAACTGCAGCTGTGGAAGTGGAATCAGGGTTACCAAGAATCCGATATGGGGTTCCTATGCTGATGTCGGGGGTGAGCAGCAATGGATTGATGTACTGCAAGCTACGCTCAAACATGGACTTGCACCAGTGTCGTGGACTGACTATTTGTACCTAACAATTGGTGGTACACTCTCTAATGCCGGAATTAGCGGCCAGACATTCCGCCATGGTCCTCAGATCAGCAACGTCTATGAAATGGATGTTCTTACTG GTAAAGGGGAACTTGTGACTTGTTCCAAAGACACAAACTCTGAGCTGTTTTTTGCGGTTCTAGGAGGTCTCGGGCAGTTTGGGATTATAACAAGAGCAAGGATCGCTCTAGAACCGGCACCAGAAAGA GTAAAATGGATACAGATGCTTTACGATGACTTCTCCACATTTTCTAGAGACCAAGAACATTTGATTTCAATCAATGGACTGGACTATTTGGAAGGTTCACTCTCCATGCAAAATAGTCCTCCTAATAACTGGAGATCCTCTTTCTCACCCTCTGAATACCCGAGAATATCTTCACTAATATCCAAGAATGGCATCATCTACTGCCTTGAAGTGGTCAAGTATTACGATGAACTCACAAGCCATACAGTTGATGAG GAACTCCAGGTGCTGCTTAAAGGCTTGAATTTCCTTCCTGGTTTTGTTTTCACAAAAGATGTCTCCTTAGTAGATTTTCTAAACCGAGTTCATAGCGGAGAGCTAAATCTTCGAGCAAAAGGACTGTGGGATGTTCCTCATCCATGGCTGAATCTCTTTGTTCCGAGATCCAGTATCTCAGACTTCAACTCAGGAGTCTTCAGGGATATTCTCCCCAAAATAAACCAGACCACTGGACCATTCCTCGTCTACCCAATGATCCGGAACAA GTGGGATGATAGGACGTCTGCAGTTATACCAGATGAAGATATATTCTACACTGTAGGAGTGTTGCATTCAAGTGGGGCTGATGACTGGGAACCCTTGGAgaatcaaaacaaagaaatactGAAGTTTTGTGATAAAGCTGGTATCAAGATTAAGCGGTACCTTTCCCGCTACACAACCAAGGAAGATTGGATGAATCATTTCGGCCCGAAATGGAGGACTTTTGAAGACAGGAAAGCTCAGTTTGatccaaaaatgatattatcacCTGGACAGCAAATTTTCAATTCCGTTTAA